The Cyclobacteriaceae bacterium genome includes a region encoding these proteins:
- a CDS encoding TonB-dependent receptor plug domain-containing protein, whose protein sequence is MSRYLIFFLSLIVINLSAQEVLTKPDTIRKLDEVVVHGYASDRNIQEVPAAIGIIKDQDLNRFSPVSILPAVNMIPGVRMEERSPGSYRFSIRGSSLRSPFGVRNVKFYWNGLPLTDGGGNTYLNLFDFSSIGSIEIIKGPGASLYGAGTGGVVLLTSPKDAGLSYSLTGGSYGLFHIQAGGSLVSTEKFQMNMRLSYQQSDGYRQQTKMNRLVAQFDFKNSFSPRSFLSGTILSSQLFYETPGGLTQAQYDTDPQQARPSTSPASPGAVIQKASISNNTIYSGLSFEHEWSDQWSTQIGAFSSFTDFTNPAIRNYEIRREENWGGRTNTKFIFDIASANGRLNFGAEYQHFFSPITDYDNLSGNRGNVQTDDKLRSELVIGFTQIDLDLPANFYLTLGTSINFIKYQFERIAPLPSSFQERNFDPVISPRVALLKKLSESTSIYGSVSSGFSPPTLAEVRPSTATFNSGLNSERGVSYEIGVKTKVMDAFDASFTLYDFILDETIVIQSDATGADFFINAGKTDQKGAEIFLSWSKQFDKVQHNTFINNIRLYTSLSYNHYRFNNYITSGNDFSGNALTGVAPYIVTFGSDIIFKKNFYLNITSHYVDRIPLNDANTDYASQYFLLGAKFGYKLTGKLPLEFFLGIENALDERYSLGNDLNAVGGRYFNASSRRNYFGGIALRLKSQKSE, encoded by the coding sequence ATGTCACGCTATCTGATTTTCTTCCTGTCCCTGATAGTCATTAATCTTTCTGCGCAGGAAGTTTTAACTAAACCAGATACCATTCGAAAACTGGATGAGGTTGTCGTTCATGGCTATGCTTCAGACAGAAACATTCAGGAAGTACCTGCCGCCATTGGCATCATTAAAGATCAGGATCTTAATCGCTTTAGTCCCGTCTCAATTCTTCCAGCCGTTAATATGATCCCTGGTGTAAGAATGGAAGAGCGTTCACCGGGAAGCTATCGGTTTTCAATTCGCGGAAGTTCTCTTCGATCTCCGTTTGGCGTTAGAAACGTTAAATTCTACTGGAATGGTCTGCCACTGACTGATGGAGGAGGAAATACTTATCTCAATCTTTTTGATTTCAGTTCAATAGGAAGCATAGAAATTATTAAAGGTCCTGGTGCCAGTTTATATGGTGCTGGTACCGGAGGTGTTGTTCTATTGACGTCACCAAAAGATGCCGGATTATCCTATTCTTTAACCGGAGGCAGCTATGGACTTTTTCACATTCAGGCAGGTGGCTCGCTTGTTTCGACCGAAAAATTTCAAATGAATATGCGATTGAGCTATCAGCAATCAGATGGTTACAGACAGCAAACCAAAATGAATCGCCTTGTAGCTCAATTTGATTTTAAAAATAGTTTCAGTCCCCGAAGTTTTCTATCCGGCACTATTCTTTCCTCCCAACTATTCTATGAGACACCTGGAGGTTTAACGCAAGCCCAATACGATACAGATCCTCAACAGGCCCGGCCATCAACATCACCTGCATCTCCTGGGGCTGTTATTCAAAAAGCATCCATCAGCAACAACACAATATATTCGGGATTATCATTCGAACATGAGTGGAGTGATCAATGGTCTACGCAAATCGGAGCGTTCAGTTCCTTCACTGACTTTACAAATCCCGCCATCAGAAATTATGAAATACGGAGGGAGGAAAATTGGGGAGGGCGTACAAACACTAAATTCATTTTTGATATCGCATCTGCAAATGGCAGACTTAATTTCGGGGCAGAGTATCAGCATTTCTTCTCGCCGATTACTGATTATGATAATCTATCCGGAAATCGTGGCAATGTTCAGACAGACGACAAGCTTCGCTCTGAATTGGTTATTGGATTCACTCAGATTGACCTTGATTTACCAGCAAATTTTTATCTCACTCTCGGGACAAGCATCAATTTTATCAAGTATCAATTCGAACGCATTGCTCCATTACCTTCTTCCTTTCAGGAAAGAAATTTTGATCCGGTAATTTCTCCACGGGTCGCATTGTTAAAAAAGCTTTCAGAAAGTACTTCTATCTACGGAAGTGTAAGTAGTGGATTCTCTCCTCCCACTCTGGCAGAAGTAAGACCATCCACTGCAACATTTAATTCAGGATTAAATTCTGAAAGAGGAGTCAGCTATGAGATTGGGGTGAAGACAAAAGTAATGGATGCCTTTGATGCCTCTTTTACACTCTACGATTTCATTCTCGATGAGACGATTGTTATTCAAAGTGATGCAACGGGTGCTGATTTTTTTATAAACGCGGGAAAAACAGATCAAAAAGGTGCCGAAATTTTTCTCAGCTGGAGTAAGCAGTTTGACAAAGTACAACACAATACATTCATTAATAATATTCGGTTATACACAAGTCTATCATATAATCATTATAGATTCAATAACTACATCACCTCCGGAAATGATTTCTCGGGGAATGCATTAACAGGCGTTGCCCCTTACATTGTAACTTTTGGATCTGATATCATTTTCAAAAAGAATTTCTATCTGAATATCACCAGCCATTATGTTGATCGTATCCCTTTGAACGACGCAAACACGGATTACGCTTCACAATATTTTTTGCTTGGCGCAAAGTTTGGATACAAGCTTACCGGAAAACTTCCTCTTGAATTCTTTTTGGGAATTGAAAATGCTCTGGATGAACGATATAGTCTGGGCAATGATTTGAATGCTGTCGGTGGCCGTTACTTCAACGCTTCTTCTAGAAGAAATTATTTTGGAGGAATTGCTCTTCGTTTAAAATCACAAAAGTCCGAGTAA
- a CDS encoding 4-hydroxy-3-methylbut-2-enyl diphosphate reductase: MKKFEIPSYYRSSITGRIKEFRRSKDLRKQDFTPTILDFGPVRFIIARHFGFCYGVENAIEISYRALEENPDKKVFLLSQMIHNQEVNSDLQERGIKFIMDTDGSQFIPWKEISKEDIVIIPAFGTTLEIEKILSDIGVEVQKYNTTCPFVEKVWNRAEKLGKESHTIIIHGKPNHEETRATFSHSAVNGHSIIVRDMEDAINLGNYIIGSKSRAEFFEDFRGKHSDGFDPDVNLKKVGVVNQTTMLATETQAIADFFRQTMIQKYGESAVKEHFADTRDTLCYATNDNQDATYELLKNDADFAIVVGGYNSSNTSHIVELCERKFQTFFINSDDELKSGEEIHHFNYHTKEKVVTHKFIPDRIPVTIVLTSGASCPDTIVDRVMLKLAGYFADVKEVEDVIKGY; this comes from the coding sequence ATCAAAAAATTCGAAATCCCATCTTATTACCGATCGTCCATTACAGGTCGCATCAAAGAATTCCGGAGGTCAAAAGATCTGAGAAAGCAAGACTTTACTCCCACAATTCTGGATTTCGGACCGGTTCGATTTATTATTGCCAGGCACTTCGGCTTTTGCTACGGAGTTGAAAATGCAATTGAGATCAGCTATCGTGCTTTAGAGGAAAATCCTGATAAAAAAGTATTTCTCCTAAGTCAGATGATCCACAACCAGGAAGTCAACAGTGATCTTCAGGAACGTGGAATCAAGTTTATCATGGATACGGACGGTTCTCAGTTCATCCCCTGGAAAGAGATCAGCAAGGAAGATATTGTCATCATTCCCGCGTTTGGAACAACACTCGAAATTGAAAAGATCCTTAGCGACATTGGCGTTGAAGTTCAAAAATATAATACTACATGCCCCTTTGTTGAGAAGGTGTGGAATCGTGCAGAGAAACTCGGAAAGGAATCACACACGATCATTATTCACGGCAAGCCCAATCACGAAGAGACGAGAGCAACATTTTCTCATAGTGCAGTGAATGGTCATTCCATTATTGTTCGTGATATGGAGGATGCGATTAACCTTGGTAATTACATCATTGGAAGCAAATCGCGCGCAGAGTTCTTTGAAGATTTCCGGGGCAAGCATTCTGATGGATTCGATCCGGATGTCAACCTGAAAAAGGTAGGTGTTGTCAATCAAACAACAATGCTTGCAACAGAGACACAGGCAATTGCTGATTTCTTCCGTCAAACCATGATTCAGAAATATGGTGAATCAGCTGTTAAGGAACATTTCGCCGATACACGGGATACTCTTTGCTACGCCACCAATGACAATCAGGACGCGACCTACGAGCTTCTGAAGAACGATGCGGATTTTGCAATTGTTGTCGGTGGTTACAACAGCTCCAACACGTCGCATATTGTGGAATTGTGTGAAAGGAAATTCCAGACTTTCTTTATCAATTCAGATGATGAGTTAAAGTCGGGTGAAGAAATCCACCATTTTAATTATCACACAAAAGAAAAAGTAGTCACACATAAATTTATTCCTGACCGCATTCCTGTAACCATAGTTCTTACCAGTGGCGCCTCCTGTCCTGATACGATCGTCGACAGAGTAATGCTCAAGCTCGCAGGATATTTTGCAGATGTGAAAGAAGTAGAGGATGTGATAAAGGGATATTAG
- a CDS encoding PDZ domain-containing protein, whose translation MMKRFGSLILAAVLGSTITLVSVQWFNTNNKEGVRIEHVTGIPSSQVAYTVNENGETVPLDFTGVAEKVTQAVVHIKSTSSAQASSREQDSQDPFQYFFNPRQQQRGPSQSSGSGVIINADGYIVTNNHVVAGADALEVTLSDDRTYKAEVIGTDTDTDLAVLKINQKELPFLSFVNSDQSKVGEWVLAVGNPFNLNSTVTAGIISAKGRNINIINSTMDQRGSRTAIESFIQTDAAINPGNSGGALVNLQGGLLGINTAIASPTGSYSGYGFAVPSNIVSKIVEDLLSYGVVQRGWLGIQVQDVKTLEDKASIAVNDGAYVNGFGELESMSAAKEAGIQKGDVIIMLDQTKIRTSSGLIEYIGLKHPGDKVVVTVNRDGKEKIFTITLKNREGKLGTIKRVEKDAVASLGVKFEDVDNKILKGLELSSGVKVKLEEGKVSRYTDMKDGFIVTHINDKTVKNAKEVNDFLKSKKAGDLITFSGIYENYPREYIYAVRI comes from the coding sequence ATTATGAAGCGTTTTGGATCTCTCATCTTGGCAGCTGTTTTAGGCAGCACCATTACACTGGTTAGTGTCCAGTGGTTTAACACAAACAATAAGGAAGGCGTCAGAATAGAACACGTTACAGGCATACCTTCATCTCAGGTTGCTTATACGGTAAATGAAAATGGTGAAACGGTTCCATTGGATTTCACCGGAGTTGCCGAAAAAGTAACTCAGGCCGTAGTTCACATTAAATCTACTTCCAGTGCACAAGCCAGTTCACGGGAACAGGATTCACAAGATCCTTTTCAATACTTTTTTAATCCACGTCAGCAGCAACGTGGTCCAAGTCAAAGTTCGGGAAGCGGCGTGATCATCAATGCTGATGGATACATTGTAACCAACAATCATGTTGTTGCGGGAGCGGATGCTCTTGAAGTGACTTTGTCGGATGATCGTACTTATAAAGCTGAAGTGATTGGCACCGATACTGATACAGATCTCGCTGTTCTGAAAATCAATCAGAAGGAATTGCCTTTTCTGTCTTTTGTTAATTCGGATCAATCAAAAGTCGGAGAATGGGTATTAGCGGTAGGAAATCCTTTTAATCTTAATTCTACTGTAACAGCCGGCATCATCAGTGCGAAAGGAAGAAACATCAACATCATTAATAGCACTATGGATCAAAGAGGTTCAAGAACTGCAATAGAATCTTTTATTCAAACCGATGCCGCTATTAATCCAGGTAACAGTGGCGGGGCTCTAGTGAATCTCCAGGGAGGCCTTCTTGGGATCAATACAGCCATTGCAAGCCCGACAGGATCATATTCCGGATATGGTTTCGCAGTACCGTCCAACATTGTGAGCAAGATCGTTGAAGATCTCTTATCATATGGTGTCGTTCAGAGAGGTTGGCTTGGTATTCAGGTTCAGGATGTCAAAACTTTGGAAGATAAAGCCAGCATTGCCGTAAATGATGGGGCGTACGTAAATGGCTTTGGAGAACTGGAAAGTATGAGCGCTGCTAAGGAAGCGGGTATCCAGAAGGGGGATGTAATTATCATGCTGGATCAGACGAAAATCAGAACAAGTTCAGGATTAATTGAATATATTGGTCTTAAACATCCCGGTGACAAAGTGGTTGTAACCGTTAATCGCGATGGAAAAGAAAAGATCTTTACCATAACATTAAAAAATCGTGAAGGAAAGCTTGGCACAATCAAGCGTGTAGAGAAAGATGCTGTAGCTTCGTTGGGTGTGAAGTTCGAAGATGTTGATAATAAGATTTTGAAGGGGCTTGAACTTTCCAGTGGTGTAAAAGTGAAGTTGGAAGAAGGAAAAGTTTCACGTTATACAGACATGAAAGATGGATTTATCGTTACTCATATCAACGATAAAACGGTAAAAAATGCTAAAGAAGTAAATGACTTTCTAAAGAGTAAAAAGGCTGGTGACCTGATCACCTTCTCGGGGATATATGAGAACTACCCACGGGAGTATATCTATGCAGTACGAATCTAA
- a CDS encoding toxin-antitoxin system YwqK family antitoxin has product MKKTLLFCLILSLYGCGKDQSDQKNSNDSEEIESVSSELKPSKDSELQYTEEKNGNGIVISSGYLKDGKKESSWATYSTGQTHLLKTLTNYVNDKKEGLYLEFNDGNQLIKKCTYRNDVRHGEYREYHYSNLKEERFYQNGKQEGTTKVYYETGKLMEEGVYKNGLREGISKWYDEQGNLTIEYEYRNGQLVKK; this is encoded by the coding sequence ATGAAAAAAACACTTTTGTTTTGCCTGATCCTTTCTCTGTATGGTTGCGGAAAAGATCAATCTGATCAGAAAAATTCCAACGACTCTGAAGAGATTGAATCCGTTTCTTCAGAATTAAAACCTTCCAAAGATTCTGAGCTTCAATATACCGAAGAGAAAAACGGCAATGGCATCGTAATCAGCAGTGGGTATCTTAAGGATGGGAAGAAAGAAAGTTCATGGGCAACGTATTCTACAGGTCAGACTCATCTGTTAAAGACATTGACGAACTATGTCAATGATAAAAAAGAGGGGCTTTATCTTGAGTTTAATGATGGCAACCAATTGATAAAGAAATGCACGTACCGGAATGATGTCCGTCATGGCGAATACCGGGAATACCATTACTCTAACCTGAAAGAAGAGCGCTTCTATCAAAACGGAAAGCAGGAAGGAACCACAAAGGTATATTACGAAACCGGCAAGCTGATGGAAGAAGGTGTTTACAAAAACGGATTGCGGGAGGGTATATCAAAGTGGTATGACGAGCAGGGGAATCTTACCATTGAGTATGAATACAGAAATGGCCAATTGGTCAAAAAATAG
- a CDS encoding class I SAM-dependent rRNA methyltransferase, producing MKIQGQIILKKGREASAKRFHPWIFSGAIHSMEGKPEDGDWVEVKDGFKKTLGFGHYQKGTITVRLLSFSDQPPSQKIYSEKIRKAVDQRINTNVISDQTNCYRLIHGEGDGLSGLIVDIYNGVAVLQAHSAGMHNDRQLITESIKEVLPDSINAVYYKSQSTLPGKTDKEYLHGMSPVPHVVLEHGNKFYVDWEEGQKTGFFLDQRENRMMVGEMAKGKKVLNTFCYTGGFSVYALAGGAELVHSVDASEKAINLTKKNLELNGYDSSKHLSVAEDTFEFLKDKKDVYDFIILDPPAFAKHKDARHQAMKGYQRLNAEAMRVIKPGGIIFTFSCSQVVDRQLFYDTVVSSAIQSGREVKVLHQLSQPADHPISMFHPEGDYLKGLVLYVN from the coding sequence ATGAAAATTCAGGGACAGATTATTCTAAAAAAAGGCCGGGAAGCCTCCGCAAAAAGATTTCATCCCTGGATTTTTTCTGGCGCTATTCATTCAATGGAGGGCAAACCCGAAGATGGTGATTGGGTGGAGGTAAAAGATGGATTTAAAAAAACTCTTGGCTTTGGCCACTATCAGAAGGGAACCATTACAGTAAGACTGCTTAGCTTTTCTGATCAACCGCCATCGCAAAAGATTTATTCAGAAAAAATACGCAAGGCAGTTGATCAGAGAATCAATACAAATGTTATCAGCGATCAGACAAATTGCTATCGCTTGATTCACGGTGAAGGAGACGGATTGTCCGGACTGATAGTAGACATCTATAATGGTGTTGCTGTTCTGCAGGCGCACAGCGCAGGTATGCACAATGATCGTCAGTTGATCACTGAATCAATAAAAGAAGTTCTTCCTGATAGTATCAACGCAGTTTATTATAAAAGTCAAAGTACTCTACCGGGAAAGACAGACAAAGAATACCTGCATGGAATGAGTCCTGTGCCTCACGTTGTACTCGAACATGGAAACAAGTTTTATGTCGACTGGGAAGAGGGTCAAAAGACTGGTTTTTTTCTTGATCAAAGAGAGAACAGAATGATGGTAGGCGAAATGGCTAAGGGAAAGAAAGTGTTAAATACCTTCTGTTATACCGGAGGATTTTCTGTCTATGCTCTGGCAGGGGGAGCAGAACTTGTTCATTCTGTTGATGCGTCTGAAAAAGCAATAAATCTCACTAAAAAGAATCTTGAGCTCAATGGATACGATTCAAGCAAGCATCTTAGTGTAGCGGAAGACACTTTTGAATTCTTAAAAGATAAAAAAGATGTTTATGACTTTATCATTCTGGATCCTCCCGCTTTCGCGAAACATAAAGACGCACGCCACCAGGCAATGAAAGGATACCAACGGCTTAATGCAGAGGCAATGCGGGTGATAAAACCGGGCGGGATTATTTTTACCTTTTCATGCTCACAGGTGGTAGACAGACAATTGTTCTATGATACAGTTGTTTCTTCAGCAATTCAATCAGGACGTGAAGTCAAAGTACTCCATCAACTGTCACAACCAGCGGATCATCCGATCTCAATGTTTCATCCCGAGGGTGACTATCTGAAAGGGTTGGTTTTGTATGTTAACTAG
- a CDS encoding LemA family protein codes for MSKGLITTLIIVGSLIVVFGGFFMWGTGVYDSAVATQEDVNQKWGDVQATYQRRADLIPSLVATVKGAAENEKSILVQVTQARAGIVSATTPEELDRAGKQINTAINLAFEAYPQIRSTENFSDLQAQLEGTENRINVARERYNESIKGYNTYVRGYFKRKALSWFGDGEEFAVKKGFESAAGSEKAPEVKF; via the coding sequence ATGAGTAAAGGACTAATTACCACCCTGATCATTGTAGGATCACTGATCGTAGTTTTTGGAGGATTCTTCATGTGGGGAACAGGAGTGTATGACAGTGCAGTCGCAACCCAGGAAGATGTAAATCAGAAATGGGGTGATGTGCAGGCAACTTATCAGAGGAGAGCAGATTTAATTCCAAGTTTGGTAGCGACTGTTAAGGGCGCAGCTGAAAACGAAAAATCTATTTTAGTTCAGGTAACTCAGGCTCGTGCCGGTATTGTTAGTGCGACAACTCCTGAAGAATTGGATCGTGCAGGTAAGCAGATTAATACAGCAATCAATCTTGCATTTGAAGCATATCCTCAAATTCGTTCAACAGAAAACTTTTCTGATTTGCAGGCTCAATTAGAAGGAACTGAAAACAGGATCAACGTTGCGCGCGAGCGTTACAACGAGTCTATAAAAGGATACAACACTTACGTAAGAGGATATTTCAAACGCAAAGCTTTGAGCTGGTTTGGTGATGGCGAAGAGTTTGCCGTAAAGAAAGGGTTTGAATCTGCTGCAGGATCTGAAAAAGCACCTGAAGTGAAATTCTAA
- the infB gene encoding translation initiation factor IF-2, which produces MAEEKMIRLGQASRKLNVGHNTILDFLAKKGFTVENNPNTKLSPEQFAMLSKEFAASASEKIEASGLTIGTKHAENLTIQPEPVRKKTEEDDNIMIKNLGSKEIKAKEEAKQPEKVERETAKLEGIKVLGKIDLEKKKKEEPKETKEVKPKAVKEPKEVKETKPVKEVKEEAPKKEEVVTPVVEAPPELELIKAKAEKLQGLNVLGKIELPAEKKSNPQQDKQQQDDRKKRPRKRIPSANEGGNKGAPRTGNAPATGTPATGNPRRAPLHAQKGEPSEKEIQDQIRATLAKLSGGQKKFSGAKYRKEKRQAVSDAQEEKLLQEQEASKILRVSEFISANDLASMMNVSVNEVISTCMGLGMFVSINQRLDAEAITVIADEFGYEVQFISSEEETVDEEVEDDEEDMKPRAPIVTIMGHVDHGKTSLLDYIRNTKVVASEAGGITQHIGAYDVTTKSGKQIAFLDTPGHEAFTAMRARGAKLTDIAIIVVAADDDVMPQTKEAINHAQVAGVPIVIAINKIDKPTANPDKVRESLSKNNILVEEWGGKYQSQEISAKTGKGIDDLLEKVLLESEMLNLKANPDRLAIGSIIEASLDKGRGYVSTLMVQSGTLRVGDIMVAGSNYGRVKAMYDDTGARIKEAGPSSPVQVLGLDGAPQAGEKFAVYETDREAREVATKRAQLVREQSIRTKKHITLDEIGRRIAIGSFKQLNVIVKGDVDGSVEALSDSLLKLSTPKIQIGIIHKGVGQISESDVLLASASDAVIVGFQVRPSTSARRLADGEEIEIRLYSIIYDAINDVKSAMEGMLEKEMEEVIVGNAEVREVFKITKFGTVAGCMITDGSVKRANPIRLIRDGIVVYAGKLSTLKRFKDDVSEVRTGFDCGMGIENFNDMQIGDVIESYENREVKKN; this is translated from the coding sequence ATGGCAGAAGAAAAAATGATAAGGCTGGGGCAAGCGTCTAGAAAACTCAATGTGGGTCACAACACCATATTGGATTTCTTGGCGAAGAAAGGCTTCACCGTAGAAAACAATCCGAACACAAAACTCTCACCGGAACAGTTTGCCATGCTGTCGAAGGAGTTTGCTGCGTCTGCTTCAGAAAAAATTGAAGCATCAGGACTTACTATTGGTACAAAGCATGCTGAGAATCTGACCATTCAACCAGAACCTGTTCGTAAGAAAACAGAGGAGGATGATAACATCATGATCAAGAACCTTGGCTCGAAAGAGATCAAGGCAAAGGAAGAAGCAAAGCAGCCTGAAAAAGTCGAGCGTGAAACCGCGAAGCTTGAAGGTATTAAAGTACTAGGCAAGATTGACCTTGAAAAGAAAAAGAAGGAAGAGCCTAAAGAAACAAAAGAAGTAAAACCTAAGGCTGTTAAAGAGCCGAAAGAAGTAAAAGAAACCAAGCCAGTAAAAGAGGTTAAAGAAGAGGCTCCAAAGAAAGAGGAAGTCGTTACTCCAGTTGTTGAAGCTCCTCCTGAATTAGAGTTGATCAAAGCTAAAGCTGAAAAGCTTCAGGGCTTAAACGTGTTGGGCAAAATTGAACTTCCTGCTGAGAAGAAATCCAATCCGCAGCAAGACAAACAACAACAGGACGACAGAAAGAAGAGACCTCGCAAGAGAATTCCTTCTGCCAATGAAGGCGGAAACAAGGGAGCTCCAAGAACGGGTAATGCACCTGCGACCGGAACGCCTGCAACCGGAAATCCAAGACGTGCTCCTTTGCATGCCCAAAAGGGAGAACCTTCTGAAAAAGAAATTCAGGATCAAATCAGGGCCACACTTGCTAAGCTAAGTGGTGGTCAGAAGAAATTCTCCGGAGCAAAGTACCGCAAGGAAAAACGCCAGGCGGTTTCAGATGCACAGGAGGAAAAGTTGCTTCAGGAACAGGAAGCTTCAAAGATTCTTCGCGTTTCAGAATTCATTTCTGCAAACGATCTGGCATCAATGATGAACGTTTCTGTTAATGAGGTCATCTCAACGTGCATGGGACTTGGAATGTTTGTGTCTATCAACCAAAGATTGGACGCAGAAGCTATTACCGTCATTGCGGATGAGTTTGGATATGAAGTTCAGTTCATCTCTTCAGAAGAAGAAACAGTAGACGAAGAAGTTGAAGACGACGAAGAAGATATGAAGCCTCGTGCTCCAATCGTTACCATTATGGGTCACGTCGATCATGGTAAGACTTCTCTCCTCGATTATATCAGAAATACAAAAGTTGTTGCTTCTGAAGCTGGTGGTATCACTCAGCACATCGGAGCCTATGATGTAACAACGAAGAGCGGTAAGCAGATTGCATTCCTTGATACTCCGGGTCACGAAGCATTTACTGCGATGCGTGCACGCGGTGCCAAGCTTACGGACATTGCTATCATTGTGGTAGCAGCAGACGACGATGTAATGCCGCAAACAAAAGAAGCTATCAATCACGCGCAGGTTGCGGGTGTACCAATCGTCATTGCTATTAATAAAATTGACAAGCCTACAGCGAATCCTGATAAGGTACGTGAGTCGCTTTCAAAAAATAATATCCTTGTTGAAGAATGGGGAGGAAAATATCAAAGCCAGGAAATTTCTGCCAAGACAGGAAAGGGAATTGATGACTTGCTGGAGAAAGTTCTCCTTGAGTCAGAAATGCTTAACCTGAAAGCAAACCCTGATCGTTTAGCGATTGGTTCTATCATTGAAGCATCTCTTGACAAAGGTCGCGGTTATGTATCAACTCTTATGGTGCAGAGCGGAACACTTCGTGTTGGGGATATTATGGTTGCTGGTTCTAACTACGGGCGTGTAAAAGCGATGTACGATGATACCGGCGCAAGAATTAAAGAAGCAGGTCCATCTTCACCAGTTCAGGTACTTGGATTGGATGGAGCTCCTCAGGCGGGTGAGAAATTTGCTGTTTACGAAACAGATCGTGAAGCAAGAGAAGTTGCAACCAAGCGTGCACAGCTAGTACGTGAGCAAAGCATTCGTACCAAGAAACACATTACGTTGGATGAAATCGGAAGACGTATTGCAATTGGTTCATTCAAGCAGTTGAATGTGATTGTGAAGGGTGACGTGGACGGATCTGTTGAAGCGCTTTCTGATTCATTGTTGAAACTTTCCACACCAAAGATCCAGATTGGAATTATCCATAAGGGTGTTGGTCAGATTTCAGAATCTGATGTATTGCTGGCATCAGCATCTGATGCGGTCATCGTCGGGTTCCAGGTAAGACCATCTACTTCTGCGAGAAGACTTGCTGATGGAGAAGAGATTGAAATTCGCTTGTACTCTATCATTTACGATGCCATCAACGATGTAAAGAGCGCGATGGAAGGTATGCTGGAGAAGGAGATGGAGGAGGTTATTGTTGGTAATGCTGAGGTTCGTGAAGTCTTCAAGATTACCAAGTTCGGTACGGTAGCGGGTTGTATGATCACGGATGGTTCTGTCAAGCGTGCCAACCCGATTCGTCTTATCCGTGATGGTATTGTTGTTTACGCAGGTAAGCTCAGTACATTGAAACGATTCAAGGACGATGTAAGTGAAGTGCGCACAGGTTTTGATTGCGGTATGGGCATTGAGAACTTCAATGACATGCAGATAGGTGATGTGATCGAAAGCTATGAGAACCGCGAGGTGAAGAAAAACTAA